The following are from one region of the Actinoplanes sp. L3-i22 genome:
- a CDS encoding chromosome partitioning protein, with the protein MVIEGSLVAGYVIAWAVQKARRVAGRLDADVDTVIDAGMDKLSETVTAKLGAHPVLTDLDEEAARAAAGQGEVSELTRQQLELAVTAAARRDDAFGQSVADLVEQLAANGGARIFIGGDVHADARAGGFAFGQVAGDVYVGDPRQPGR; encoded by the coding sequence ATGGTGATTGAAGGAAGCCTGGTGGCCGGGTACGTGATCGCCTGGGCCGTCCAGAAGGCCCGGCGGGTGGCCGGCCGCCTCGACGCCGATGTGGACACGGTGATCGACGCCGGGATGGACAAGCTCTCCGAGACGGTCACCGCGAAGCTCGGCGCGCACCCGGTGCTGACCGACCTCGACGAGGAGGCCGCGCGGGCCGCCGCCGGTCAGGGGGAGGTCAGCGAGCTGACCCGTCAGCAGCTGGAGCTCGCGGTCACCGCCGCGGCCCGCCGGGACGACGCGTTCGGGCAGTCGGTGGCCGACCTGGTCGAGCAGCTGGCGGCGAACGGCGGCGCCCGGATCTTCATCGGTGGTGACGTGCACGCCGACGCGCGGGCCGGGGGTTTCGCGTTCGGGCAGGTCGCCGGGGACGTGTACGTCGGGGACCCTCGCCAGCCGGGCCGGTAG
- a CDS encoding Lrp/AsnC family transcriptional regulator, protein MDEIDRQLLTRLQEDATRSYAELGRAVGLSAASAHDRVRKLRDRGVIRRTTVEIDPAAVERGVAAYVMISAASWMGDPPTRDALLAIPAIQEAHVVAGASSLLVKLRTATNEQLQAALREIYAIDGVSGTQTVVVLETFFERPLNLLPD, encoded by the coding sequence GTGGACGAGATCGATCGGCAGCTGTTGACGCGGCTGCAGGAGGACGCGACGCGGTCCTATGCCGAGCTGGGCCGCGCGGTCGGCCTCTCCGCGGCCTCGGCCCATGATCGGGTCCGGAAACTGCGCGACCGCGGCGTGATCCGCCGCACCACCGTCGAGATCGATCCGGCCGCCGTCGAGCGCGGCGTCGCCGCCTACGTGATGATCAGCGCGGCCTCCTGGATGGGGGATCCGCCGACCCGGGACGCGCTGCTGGCGATCCCCGCGATCCAGGAGGCGCACGTCGTCGCGGGCGCGTCGTCGCTGCTGGTGAAGCTGCGCACGGCGACCAACGAGCAGCTGCAGGCCGCGCTGCGGGAGATCTACGCGATCGACGGCGTCTCCGGCACGCAGACCGTCGTGGTCCTGGAGACGTTCTTCGAGCGCCCGCTCAACCTGCTGCCGGACTGA
- a CDS encoding aminotransferase class I/II-fold pyridoxal phosphate-dependent enzyme, with product MIEGNSAAEIVRSVRGLVHAGQLPAGVALPAIRDLAGRLGVNRNTVAAAYAQLATAGVVETRRRGGTVVLGLPEVDGEGRAAGGDLVNLAGGNPDPALLPSLADAIAGYEPVLYGAPAVDDRLHRLAGDLPDPHRLVLANGAADGMERLLTTHLTRGDQVAVEDPCYLAAIGTLRVNGLRAVPVPTDADGMSASGLAAALAGGARAVIITPRAHNPTGASLTAGRAGELRAVLTAYPEILVVEDDHFSMISARDYHRVTPPGHPRWALVRSVSKFLGPDLRTAFVLADPVTAARLESGATWVSHLLQHVVASAWDESRFARARAAYATRSGTLVDELGHVGIALPRPDGLNVWIPVPGDGFVAALAARGWAVRDGRDFAARQPAIRVTTSTITPVQATAFAADLAALR from the coding sequence GTGATCGAAGGGAACTCGGCGGCGGAGATCGTGCGGTCGGTGCGGGGGCTGGTGCACGCCGGGCAGCTGCCGGCCGGCGTCGCGCTGCCGGCCATCCGCGACCTCGCCGGCCGGCTCGGCGTCAACCGGAACACCGTCGCGGCGGCGTACGCGCAGCTCGCCACCGCCGGCGTGGTGGAGACCCGGCGGCGCGGCGGGACCGTCGTGCTCGGCCTGCCGGAGGTCGACGGTGAAGGGCGAGCGGCCGGCGGCGACCTGGTCAACCTGGCCGGCGGCAACCCGGACCCGGCGCTGCTGCCGTCCCTGGCCGACGCGATCGCCGGGTACGAGCCGGTCCTCTACGGCGCGCCCGCGGTCGACGACCGGCTCCACCGGCTCGCCGGCGACCTGCCCGACCCGCATCGGCTGGTGCTCGCGAACGGCGCCGCCGACGGGATGGAACGGCTGCTCACCACCCACCTGACCCGCGGCGACCAGGTCGCGGTCGAGGATCCGTGCTACCTCGCGGCGATCGGGACACTGCGGGTGAACGGGCTGCGGGCGGTGCCGGTGCCGACCGACGCCGACGGGATGTCGGCGTCCGGGCTGGCGGCGGCGCTCGCCGGAGGGGCGCGGGCGGTGATCATCACGCCGCGGGCACACAACCCGACCGGGGCGAGTCTCACGGCGGGGCGGGCGGGTGAACTCCGGGCGGTGCTCACGGCGTACCCCGAAATCCTGGTTGTCGAGGATGACCACTTCTCGATGATCTCCGCACGGGACTATCACCGGGTCACCCCGCCCGGGCATCCGCGCTGGGCGCTGGTCCGGTCGGTGTCGAAATTCCTCGGGCCGGACCTGCGGACGGCGTTCGTGCTGGCCGACCCGGTGACGGCGGCCCGGCTCGAGAGCGGCGCGACCTGGGTCAGCCACCTGTTGCAGCACGTGGTGGCGTCGGCGTGGGACGAGAGCCGGTTCGCGCGGGCCCGGGCGGCGTACGCGACCCGCTCCGGGACGCTCGTCGACGAGCTCGGGCACGTCGGGATCGCACTGCCCCGGCCGGACGGGCTCAACGTGTGGATCCCGGTGCCCGGCGACGGTTTCGTGGCCGCCCTCGCCGCCCGGGGCTGGGCCGTGCGCGACGGCCGGGACTTCGCCGCCCGGCAACCGGCCATCCGGGTCACCACCTCGACGATCACGCCAGTTCAGGCCACCGCGTTCGCCGCGGATCTGGCCGCGCTCCGCTAA
- a CDS encoding SMP-30/gluconolactonase/LRE family protein, producing MTSEPEVLLDGVAFGESPRWHDGRLWFSDWGANQVIALGGDGRPEVMASVPSFPMCIDFLPDGRLLIVDSARQRLLRREPDGSLVTHAELGGVSRKPWNDIVVDGRGNAYVNSIGFDFPGGEFAPGLVVLVRPDGEVVPVADDLAFPNGMAVTADGGTLIVAESYAERLTAYRIGLDGLLNDRRVWAATPGDHPDGICVDAAGAVWLADVGNQRCLRVREGGEVLATVLFDRGAFACVVSREERPRLLVVGQTWGGDAGERTGRVWSVPAPAPGAGHP from the coding sequence ATGACGAGCGAGCCTGAGGTCCTGTTGGACGGCGTGGCGTTCGGGGAGTCGCCGCGCTGGCACGACGGCCGGTTGTGGTTCTCCGACTGGGGTGCGAACCAGGTGATCGCGCTCGGCGGCGACGGCCGGCCGGAGGTGATGGCGAGCGTCCCGTCGTTCCCGATGTGCATCGACTTCCTGCCGGACGGGCGGCTGCTGATCGTGGACTCGGCCCGGCAGCGGCTGCTCCGGCGGGAGCCGGACGGGTCCCTGGTCACGCACGCCGAGCTGGGCGGGGTCTCGCGGAAGCCGTGGAACGACATCGTCGTCGACGGCCGGGGCAACGCCTACGTCAACAGCATCGGCTTCGACTTCCCCGGCGGGGAGTTCGCCCCCGGCCTGGTCGTGCTGGTCCGGCCGGACGGCGAGGTGGTGCCGGTGGCGGACGACCTGGCGTTCCCGAACGGCATGGCGGTCACCGCGGACGGCGGCACGCTGATCGTGGCGGAGTCCTACGCGGAGCGGCTCACGGCGTACCGAATCGGTCTTGATGGTCTTTTGAATGATCGTCGGGTGTGGGCCGCGACGCCGGGGGATCACCCCGACGGGATCTGTGTCGACGCGGCCGGCGCGGTCTGGCTGGCGGATGTCGGCAACCAGCGCTGCCTGCGGGTTCGTGAGGGCGGGGAGGTGCTGGCGACGGTCTTGTTCGACCGGGGCGCGTTCGCCTGTGTGGTCAGCCGCGAGGAGCGTCCGCGCCTGCTCGTTGTCGGTCAGACCTGGGGCGGCGATGCGGGGGAGCGCACCGGCCGCGTCTGGTCCGTCCCGGCGCCGGCGCCCGGCGCCGGGCATCCCTGA
- a CDS encoding SMP-30/gluconolactonase/LRE family protein codes for MIATEFKKLDDRFRYVDGDYVLERLHTGCRKTEGPAWFPAGRYLVWSDIPNDRLMRWDETTGAVGVFRPGSGYANGNTVDGQGRLVTCEQGNRRVTRTEHDGTVTVLADTFQGRRLNSPNDVVVRSDGTIWFTDPGYGIDSDYEGHRADNEFGGACHVFRLDPATGDLRIVADDFARPNGLAFSPDERLLYIADTRQEPSHIRVFEVAEDGTLDGGGIFATCDFGRFDGMRADTAGRIWAASWDGLHCFAPDGTLIGKLLTPEPVANLTFGGPALNQLFLTAGRSVYSLRVTFNGAR; via the coding sequence GTGATCGCTACGGAGTTCAAGAAGCTCGACGACCGGTTCCGGTATGTGGACGGCGACTACGTCCTGGAGCGCCTGCACACCGGCTGCCGCAAGACCGAGGGGCCCGCCTGGTTCCCGGCCGGCCGCTATCTGGTGTGGAGCGACATCCCCAACGACCGGCTGATGCGCTGGGACGAGACGACCGGCGCGGTCGGCGTGTTCCGGCCCGGGTCCGGGTACGCCAACGGCAACACCGTGGACGGGCAGGGCCGCCTGGTCACCTGCGAGCAGGGCAACCGCCGGGTCACCCGCACCGAGCACGACGGCACCGTGACCGTGCTCGCCGACACGTTCCAGGGCAGGCGCCTGAACAGCCCGAACGACGTCGTGGTCCGGTCCGACGGGACGATCTGGTTCACCGATCCGGGGTACGGCATCGACAGCGACTACGAGGGACACCGGGCCGACAACGAGTTCGGCGGCGCGTGTCACGTGTTCCGGCTCGACCCGGCCACCGGCGACCTGCGCATCGTCGCCGACGACTTCGCCCGCCCCAACGGCCTGGCCTTCTCCCCCGACGAGCGGCTGCTCTACATCGCCGACACCCGCCAGGAGCCGAGCCACATCCGGGTCTTCGAGGTCGCCGAGGACGGCACGCTCGACGGCGGCGGCATCTTCGCGACCTGCGACTTCGGACGTTTCGACGGGATGCGCGCGGACACCGCCGGCCGGATCTGGGCGGCGTCGTGGGACGGCCTGCACTGCTTCGCGCCGGACGGGACCCTGATCGGCAAGCTGCTGACCCCGGAGCCGGTCGCGAACCTCACGTTCGGCGGCCCGGCGCTCAACCAGCTGTTCCTCACCGCCGGAAGGTCGGTCTACTCACTCCGGGTCACGTTCAACGGGGCCCGCTGA
- a CDS encoding dihydrodipicolinate synthase family protein, with protein MFTGLSAFPLTPLADDRLDETAYAGLVSRLAAAGVDSITALGSTGSYPYLSAGERSRALRVAIAEAGPTPVFAGIGALRTSQVLAYAADAQAAGAAAVLLAPMTYQPLTADDVYGLFEDVTAELSVPLIVYDNPGTTHVTFTDDLYAAVAKLPKVASLKIPGPVTRERVEELRKLLPVGVAIGISGDVHAADGLANGCDVWYSVVGGTLPAAAVPVARSVPGAAGRLGSLFELFARYGSLRVTAAIAEQLGLARRSCLPRPLRGLDDGARAEVSAVLTALDLAR; from the coding sequence ATGTTCACCGGGCTCAGCGCCTTCCCGCTCACCCCGCTCGCCGACGACCGGCTCGACGAGACCGCCTACGCCGGACTGGTGTCGCGACTGGCCGCGGCCGGGGTCGACTCGATCACCGCGCTCGGGTCGACCGGCAGCTATCCGTACCTCAGCGCCGGCGAGCGGTCCCGCGCGCTGCGCGTCGCGATCGCCGAGGCCGGGCCGACGCCGGTCTTCGCCGGGATCGGCGCGCTGCGGACCTCGCAGGTGCTGGCGTACGCCGCGGACGCGCAGGCGGCCGGGGCGGCGGCGGTGCTGCTGGCGCCGATGACGTATCAGCCGCTCACCGCGGACGACGTGTACGGGCTGTTCGAGGATGTGACCGCGGAACTTTCCGTGCCGCTGATCGTCTATGACAACCCGGGGACGACGCATGTGACGTTCACCGATGACCTGTACGCGGCGGTTGCGAAACTGCCGAAGGTGGCCTCCCTCAAGATCCCTGGGCCGGTGACCCGGGAGCGGGTCGAGGAGCTGCGGAAACTGCTGCCGGTCGGCGTTGCGATCGGGATCTCCGGGGATGTGCATGCGGCAGACGGGCTCGCGAACGGGTGCGATGTCTGGTACTCGGTGGTTGGTGGGACGCTGCCTGCGGCGGCGGTACCCGTTGCGCGCTCGGTGCCGGGTGCGGCCGGGCGTCTCGGTTCGCTGTTTGAATTATTTGCTCGGTACGGGAGTTTGCGGGTGACCGCGGCGATCGCGGAGCAGTTGGGGCTGGCGCGGCGGTCGTGTCTGCCGCGGCCGTTGCGGGGGTTGGACGACGGCGCCCGGGCCGAGGTCAGCGCCGTGCTGACGGCTCTGGATCTTGCCCGGTGA
- a CDS encoding aminotransferase class V-fold PLP-dependent enzyme, whose protein sequence is MNTFDVQRLRWHFDFARTGRVVTNNAASTQPPRELVELYRSLIPWYENVHRGQSAASRYTTELFELAYDTIAGWLNAPGRGSIVTCRNTTEAINTVMYSLLTEFRDGDNVVTTALEHNSNFVPWYAMCREILPRFGRHVEYRVARFDPVTGQLDLEHLASLVDARTKLVACTGASNFLGTRPDLAAVRRITLASGYRQPDGDHRSLLLVDGAQLVPTAAIDVRALGVDYLAFSFHKLMAPFGVGVLYGREELLNTTRPFLYGGDMVAEQGVTAEHVRYNRLPWKYAAGTPNILGVIVSAQALRLLVDLVAPEPAGYFGTGRPLGRATIERAMDRVAAHTRALTGRALDAVREIDGLKVFGPESAADRAPLISFGLSGWSPMRLAEELDRRGVESRAGCHCATLAHRALGLDPPASCRLSFAVYNTAGDVDRATGALREIAARRLSPAAG, encoded by the coding sequence GTGAACACCTTCGACGTGCAGCGGCTCCGGTGGCACTTCGACTTCGCGCGGACCGGCCGGGTGGTGACCAACAACGCGGCCAGCACCCAGCCGCCGCGCGAACTCGTCGAGCTGTACCGGAGCCTGATCCCCTGGTACGAGAACGTGCACCGCGGCCAGTCGGCGGCGTCCCGGTACACCACCGAGCTGTTCGAGCTGGCCTACGACACCATCGCCGGCTGGCTCAACGCGCCCGGCCGCGGCAGCATCGTGACCTGCCGGAACACCACCGAGGCGATCAACACGGTGATGTATTCGCTGCTCACCGAGTTCCGTGACGGCGACAACGTGGTGACCACGGCGCTGGAGCACAACTCGAACTTCGTCCCCTGGTACGCGATGTGCCGGGAGATCCTGCCCCGCTTCGGGCGGCACGTCGAGTACCGGGTGGCCCGCTTCGACCCGGTCACCGGGCAGCTCGACCTGGAGCACCTCGCGTCGCTGGTGGACGCGCGGACCAAACTCGTCGCCTGCACCGGCGCGTCCAACTTCCTGGGCACCAGGCCCGATCTGGCGGCGGTCCGCCGGATCACCCTGGCCAGCGGATACCGGCAGCCCGACGGCGATCACCGCAGCCTGCTGCTGGTCGACGGCGCGCAGCTCGTACCGACCGCCGCGATCGACGTGCGGGCGCTCGGCGTCGACTACCTGGCCTTCTCGTTCCACAAGCTGATGGCCCCGTTCGGCGTCGGCGTCCTCTACGGCCGCGAGGAACTTCTCAACACCACAAGACCGTTTTTGTACGGCGGTGACATGGTCGCCGAACAGGGCGTCACCGCCGAGCACGTGCGGTACAACCGGCTCCCGTGGAAATACGCGGCGGGGACCCCGAACATCCTCGGCGTGATCGTCTCGGCCCAGGCGTTGCGGCTGCTCGTGGACCTGGTGGCGCCCGAACCGGCCGGCTATTTCGGCACCGGGCGGCCGTTGGGCCGGGCCACGATCGAGCGGGCGATGGACCGGGTCGCGGCGCACACCCGCGCGCTGACCGGGCGCGCGCTCGACGCCGTACGGGAAATCGATGGTTTGAAGGTCTTTGGCCCGGAGTCGGCGGCGGACCGTGCGCCGCTGATCTCTTTCGGTCTTTCCGGGTGGAGCCCGATGCGGCTCGCGGAGGAGCTGGACCGGCGCGGCGTCGAGTCGCGGGCCGGCTGCCACTGCGCGACGCTGGCGCATCGGGCACTCGGCCTGGACCCGCCGGCGAGCTGCCGGTTGAGTTTCGCCGTCTACAACACGGCCGGCGACGTGGACCGCGCGACCGGCGCGCTGCGGGAGATCGCCGCCCGGCGGCTCAGTCCGGCAGCAGGTTGA
- a CDS encoding MFS transporter — protein MSSGRSGGADTAVPPNRPADLARYVAAATMARSADGGAVVAVVLMVTVSGAPGWLAGLLGACVTAPHLLGPFVARRLDTARDGRTVIAAACVAHGATLAAAVLVFPHVPAVVTGLLLIASGLVGPLLTGGISSRLPAIAGPDRTAQRRAQGWDVATYGLGGTVGPAIVAAVSAWASPTAAALLLAAATALAAILVRMLPWAPPPGAPSEVPRPARTLLLMLASGPLRRTLYMTVTVAFALAALPITAVASVGVAAALAGVLTAAYGLGNLAGSAVVMIRPLRGDADHLMTRLGLVVAVALGGVALAPGFSPAVVAYFVTGVLNAHFFAATLAARSEFAPARARGQVFVWIGAVKITAGSAGTALAGALIGVGGRLPLVLSVTVVTLVSLVSALDRRTRGTAHRSGPAAT, from the coding sequence GTGAGTTCCGGCAGGTCAGGGGGCGCGGACACGGCCGTACCCCCGAATCGCCCCGCGGACCTCGCGCGGTACGTCGCCGCCGCGACCATGGCCCGGTCCGCGGACGGCGGAGCCGTCGTGGCCGTGGTGCTGATGGTGACCGTGAGCGGCGCTCCCGGCTGGCTCGCCGGGCTCCTCGGCGCCTGCGTCACCGCGCCGCACCTGCTCGGCCCGTTCGTGGCCCGCCGCCTGGACACCGCCCGCGACGGCCGCACGGTGATCGCCGCCGCCTGTGTCGCGCACGGCGCCACCCTGGCCGCCGCGGTGCTGGTGTTCCCGCACGTCCCGGCCGTGGTCACCGGGCTGCTGCTGATCGCTTCCGGTCTGGTCGGGCCGCTGCTGACCGGCGGGATCAGCAGTCGCCTGCCGGCCATCGCCGGCCCGGACCGGACCGCGCAGCGGCGCGCGCAGGGCTGGGACGTGGCGACCTACGGTCTGGGCGGCACGGTCGGCCCGGCGATCGTGGCCGCGGTCTCCGCCTGGGCGAGCCCGACCGCCGCCGCGCTGCTGCTCGCGGCGGCGACCGCGCTGGCCGCGATCCTGGTCCGGATGCTGCCGTGGGCGCCGCCGCCGGGCGCCCCGTCCGAGGTGCCGCGACCGGCGCGGACGCTGCTGCTGATGCTGGCCTCCGGTCCGTTGCGCCGCACCCTGTACATGACCGTCACGGTGGCGTTCGCCCTGGCCGCGCTGCCGATCACGGCGGTCGCGAGCGTGGGGGTCGCGGCGGCGCTGGCCGGGGTGCTGACCGCCGCCTACGGTCTGGGCAACCTGGCCGGGTCGGCGGTCGTGATGATCCGCCCGCTGCGCGGCGACGCCGACCATCTGATGACCCGTCTCGGACTCGTCGTGGCGGTGGCGCTCGGCGGGGTCGCGCTCGCGCCCGGTTTCTCGCCGGCGGTGGTCGCCTATTTCGTGACCGGGGTTCTGAACGCGCACTTCTTCGCCGCGACGCTGGCCGCGCGCAGCGAGTTCGCCCCGGCGCGGGCCCGCGGTCAGGTCTTCGTCTGGATCGGCGCCGTCAAGATCACCGCGGGGTCGGCCGGGACCGCGCTGGCCGGGGCGCTGATCGGCGTCGGCGGCCGGCTCCCGCTGGTCCTGTCGGTGACCGTTGTCACGCTGGTTTCGCTGGTCTCGGCCCTGGACCGCCGCACCCGGGGTACGGCACACCGGTCCGGTCCGGCGGCAACATGA